In Achromobacter xylosoxidans A8, a single window of DNA contains:
- a CDS encoding MFS transporter, translated as MQRTEPNAVATAAPGRWLVLAIVSSALLLIVVDMTVLYTALPRLTHELHVNASEKLWIVNIYALVVSGLLLGMGTLGDRLGHKRLFMAGLVVFGIASLAAAYSPGAATLIAARALLAVGAAMMMPATLSILRLTFADERERAIAIGVWASVASGGAAVGPVVGGVLLEHFWWGSVFLINVPIVLQALPLAWRYIPASCPDASRPWDLLGSLQVMAGLILCAYALKELGKTDPSWLHAGLACAAGAAMLAVFVRRQRARPYPLIDFAIFRNLSFSSAVAAALFAAAALLGMELVFSQRLQLVMGMSPLEAALFILPLSLAAFIAGPLAGWLLGRVNSSTMLFVSLLVSGLGMTGYLLSYDAALLPQMVSLCVLGAGIGATMTAASSTIMQSATPERAGMAASIEEVSYELGGALGVTLMGSILSGVYAHTLAVPAGLPQSDMARDSLDQALIVADGLSSDLGMALTRLAKTAFDTGYAAVIATAAAMLLVTAGFVLLNRRRMAA; from the coding sequence ATGCAGCGGACTGAACCGAACGCTGTCGCCACGGCCGCGCCCGGCCGCTGGCTGGTGCTGGCCATCGTGTCCAGCGCCTTGCTGTTGATCGTGGTCGACATGACCGTCCTCTATACCGCCCTGCCCCGGCTGACGCATGAATTGCACGTCAACGCGTCGGAAAAGCTGTGGATCGTGAACATCTATGCGCTGGTCGTGTCCGGCCTGCTGCTGGGCATGGGCACGCTGGGCGACCGCCTGGGCCACAAGCGTCTGTTCATGGCGGGGCTGGTCGTGTTCGGCATCGCCTCGCTGGCGGCAGCCTATTCGCCCGGCGCCGCCACGCTGATCGCAGCGCGCGCGCTGCTGGCCGTGGGCGCGGCCATGATGATGCCGGCCACTCTGTCCATCCTGCGCCTGACCTTCGCCGATGAACGCGAGCGCGCCATTGCCATCGGCGTGTGGGCCTCGGTGGCCTCCGGCGGCGCCGCGGTCGGCCCGGTCGTGGGCGGCGTGCTGCTGGAGCATTTCTGGTGGGGGTCCGTGTTCCTCATCAACGTGCCCATCGTGCTGCAGGCCCTGCCGCTGGCCTGGCGCTATATCCCGGCCAGCTGCCCGGACGCCTCACGGCCCTGGGACCTGCTGGGCTCGCTGCAAGTGATGGCCGGCCTGATCCTGTGCGCCTACGCGCTGAAGGAACTGGGCAAGACCGACCCTTCCTGGCTGCATGCCGGCCTGGCGTGCGCGGCGGGCGCGGCCATGCTCGCCGTGTTCGTGCGGCGCCAGCGCGCGCGGCCCTATCCGCTGATCGACTTCGCCATCTTCCGCAACCTGAGCTTCAGCTCGGCGGTGGCGGCCGCGCTATTCGCCGCCGCAGCGCTGCTGGGCATGGAGCTGGTGTTCAGCCAGCGGCTGCAACTGGTCATGGGCATGTCGCCGCTGGAAGCCGCGCTCTTCATCCTGCCGCTGTCGCTGGCCGCCTTTATCGCCGGTCCGCTGGCGGGTTGGCTGCTGGGCCGCGTCAACAGCTCCACCATGCTGTTCGTGTCGCTGCTGGTCTCGGGCCTGGGCATGACCGGCTATCTGTTGAGCTACGACGCGGCGCTGCTGCCGCAGATGGTCAGCCTGTGCGTGCTGGGCGCGGGCATAGGCGCCACCATGACGGCGGCATCCAGCACCATCATGCAAAGCGCCACGCCCGAGCGCGCTGGCATGGCGGCCTCGATCGAAGAGGTCTCGTATGAGCTGGGTGGCGCCCTGGGCGTCACCCTGATGGGATCCATCCTGTCCGGCGTGTACGCGCACACGCTCGCGGTGCCGGCAGGTCTGCCGCAGTCCGATATGGCGCGCGACAGCCTGGATCAGGCGCTGATCGTGGCGGACGGGCTGTCGTCGGACCTGGGCATGGCACTGACCCGCCTGGCCAAGACCGCCTTCGACACCGGCTACGCTGCGGTCATCGCCACCGCGGCGGCGATGCTGCTGGTCACGGCCGGGTTCGTGCTCTTGAACCGCCGGCGCATGGCGGCTTGA
- a CDS encoding cystathionine gamma-synthase family protein yields the protein MSYSSYHKKDIFGRPLHAETQMMSYGFDPFLSEGAVKPPVFLTSTFAFRSAEDGAAFFDLVSGRKPLPQGESAGLVYSRFNHPNLEIVEDRLALLDGSEDAAVTSSGMSAISAVFLAFLRPGDQLVQSVPLYGGTETLISKIFPEWGIGSHAIGDGLSAQGMRAALEAAAAQGPVRLFFVETPANPTNALVDFEAMKNELDAFETRHGYRPVSVCDNTLLGPIFQKPAEHGVDMCVYSLTKYVGGHSDLVAGAVTGSKALVKKVRAIRSAFGSQLDPHSCWMITRSMETVVLRMKQAARTATKVAQWLSGNPHEKVRIFHPEMITDRAYQEVYKRQCSGPGSTFAFVLDGGRAKAFRFINALHLFKSAVSLGGTESLICHPASTTHSGVPADERDAAGVSEGLVRVSIGLEHEEDLIADMDHAFRNC from the coding sequence ATGAGTTACTCCAGCTATCACAAGAAGGACATCTTCGGCCGCCCGCTGCATGCGGAAACCCAGATGATGTCCTACGGTTTCGACCCCTTTCTATCGGAAGGCGCGGTCAAGCCACCGGTGTTCCTGACGTCCACCTTCGCCTTCCGCTCGGCCGAGGACGGCGCGGCGTTCTTCGACCTGGTCTCGGGCCGCAAGCCCTTGCCGCAGGGCGAATCGGCGGGGCTGGTGTACAGCCGCTTCAACCATCCCAACCTGGAAATCGTCGAAGATCGCCTGGCGCTGCTGGACGGTTCGGAAGACGCGGCCGTGACCTCCAGCGGCATGTCGGCGATCAGCGCGGTGTTCCTGGCGTTCCTGCGCCCCGGCGACCAGTTGGTGCAGTCGGTGCCGCTGTACGGCGGCACCGAAACCCTGATTTCCAAGATCTTTCCGGAGTGGGGCATAGGCTCGCACGCCATCGGGGACGGCCTGTCGGCCCAGGGCATGCGCGCGGCGCTGGAGGCCGCGGCGGCCCAGGGGCCGGTGCGTCTTTTCTTTGTCGAAACGCCGGCCAATCCGACCAATGCGCTGGTCGATTTCGAGGCCATGAAGAACGAGCTGGACGCCTTCGAAACGCGGCACGGCTACCGTCCCGTGTCGGTGTGCGACAACACGCTGCTGGGTCCGATCTTCCAGAAGCCGGCCGAGCATGGCGTGGACATGTGCGTGTATTCGCTGACCAAGTATGTGGGCGGCCATAGCGATCTGGTCGCGGGCGCCGTCACCGGCAGCAAGGCGCTGGTCAAGAAGGTGCGCGCCATCCGCAGCGCCTTCGGCTCGCAACTGGACCCGCATTCCTGCTGGATGATCACGCGCTCGATGGAGACGGTGGTGCTGCGCATGAAGCAGGCCGCGCGCACGGCGACCAAGGTGGCCCAATGGCTGTCGGGCAATCCGCATGAAAAGGTGCGGATCTTCCATCCCGAGATGATCACCGACCGGGCCTACCAGGAAGTCTACAAGCGCCAGTGCAGCGGGCCGGGCTCGACCTTCGCCTTCGTGCTGGACGGCGGGCGCGCCAAGGCGTTCCGCTTCATCAACGCCTTGCACCTGTTCAAGTCGGCCGTCAGCCTGGGCGGCACCGAATCGCTGATCTGCCATCCGGCGTCCACCACGCATTCCGGCGTGCCGGCGGACGAACGCGATGCGGCCGGCGTGTCCGAAGGGCTGGTCCGCGTGTCCATCGGGCTGGAACACGAGGAAGACCTGATCGCCGACATGGACCACGCCTTCCGCAACTGCTGA
- a CDS encoding Lrp/AsnC family transcriptional regulator, with protein MKILQEDGRLSNAELAERVSLSASPCWKRLKRLESSGAIRGYQAVLDRRALGIGVVAFVSISLENHTEKTCQAFEASVLAMPEVLACHNTTGQHDYLLHIVARDFDAYSEFVRSRLRTLPGVKELLSTLSMHEVKSSTRLHL; from the coding sequence ATGAAAATCCTTCAAGAAGATGGCCGGCTCAGCAACGCCGAACTGGCCGAGCGCGTCTCGCTGTCGGCTTCGCCCTGCTGGAAACGCCTGAAGCGCCTGGAGTCGTCCGGCGCCATCCGCGGTTACCAGGCCGTGCTGGACCGCCGCGCGCTGGGTATCGGGGTGGTGGCCTTCGTCAGCATCTCGCTGGAGAACCACACGGAGAAGACCTGCCAGGCCTTCGAGGCCAGCGTGCTTGCCATGCCCGAGGTCCTGGCCTGCCACAACACCACCGGCCAGCACGACTATCTGCTGCACATCGTGGCGCGGGATTTCGACGCCTATTCGGAGTTCGTGCGCAGCCGCCTGCGCACCCTGCCCGGGGTCAAGGAGCTGCTGAGCACGCTGTCGATGCACGAGGTGAAGTCCTCGACCAGACTGCACCTGTAA
- a CDS encoding response regulator, with the protein MQPPIDSSASANLNSHAAMVLLVDDQVMVGEAIRRALATEGNIDFHYCSDPEKALAVAIQTRPTVILQDLVLPGVDGLSLVQEYRGHPVTRDIPIIVLSTKEDPAIKSAAFAAGANDYLVKLPDSIELVARIRYHSRSYLALVQRDEAYQALRQSQQQLLESNMELRRLTNSDGLTGLGNRRYFDEYLNAEWQRARRDGREISMLMIDVDHFKAYNDTYGHIAGDEALKRVANTIFASCDRSTDLAARFGGEEFALVLPGTPAGSARLAAEKLRRAVEALQIPQKDTGDGPWLTVSIGTATAVPQGEQPCTDLIQVADRGLYQAKRQGRNRVVPGVM; encoded by the coding sequence ATGCAACCTCCCATTGACAGCTCGGCTTCGGCGAACCTGAATTCGCATGCGGCCATGGTGTTGCTCGTCGACGACCAGGTAATGGTCGGCGAGGCCATCAGGCGCGCATTGGCCACGGAGGGCAATATCGACTTCCACTATTGCTCGGATCCCGAAAAGGCGCTGGCCGTGGCGATCCAGACCCGGCCCACCGTCATCCTGCAGGACCTGGTGCTGCCGGGCGTGGACGGACTGAGCCTGGTGCAGGAGTATCGGGGCCATCCCGTGACGCGCGACATCCCCATCATCGTGCTGTCCACCAAGGAAGACCCGGCGATCAAGAGCGCGGCCTTTGCCGCCGGCGCCAACGATTATCTGGTGAAGCTGCCCGACTCCATCGAACTGGTGGCGCGCATCCGCTACCACTCACGCTCCTACCTGGCGCTGGTGCAGCGCGACGAGGCCTACCAGGCCTTGCGCCAGAGCCAGCAGCAGTTGCTGGAAAGCAATATGGAACTGCGCCGGTTGACCAATTCCGACGGCCTGACCGGCCTGGGCAACCGTCGCTATTTCGACGAATACCTCAACGCCGAATGGCAGCGCGCGCGCCGCGACGGCCGCGAAATCAGCATGCTCATGATCGACGTGGACCACTTCAAGGCCTACAACGACACCTACGGCCACATCGCGGGCGACGAGGCGCTCAAGCGGGTGGCCAACACCATCTTCGCCAGTTGCGACCGGTCCACCGACCTGGCGGCGCGTTTCGGCGGCGAGGAATTCGCGCTGGTATTGCCCGGCACGCCGGCGGGCAGCGCGCGGCTGGCCGCCGAGAAGCTGCGGCGCGCCGTGGAAGCCTTGCAGATTCCGCAGAAGGACACCGGCGACGGGCCCTGGCTGACGGTCAGCATCGGCACGGCCACGGCGGTACCCCAGGGCGAACAGCCTTGCACCGACCTGATCCAGGTGGCCGACCGCGGCCTTTATCAAGCCAAGCGCCAGGGCCGCAATCGCGTGGTTCCCGGCGTGATGTAG
- a CDS encoding chemotaxis response regulator protein-glutamate methylesterase — MRVGIVNDMPMAVEVLRRAIALEPGLELAWVATNGQEAVDQCARDRPDVVLMDLIMPIMDGVEATRRIMAETPCAIVVVTADVARHTSRVFDAMGHGALDAADTPVIGSGDMRTAAAPLLRKIRNVGWLIGRYGKRPALTPVARPMQQADAKRLLVIGASAGGPPALAQLLKGIPPGFPAGIVLVQHVDASFAAGMADWLNEQAPLPVRLVREGEWPEPGQILLAGTGDHLHMLADGTLRYTETPKESLYRPSIDVFFHSVAQHWRGMAVGVLLTGMGQDGARGLKALRERGYLTIAQDQASSAVYGMPKAAAAMQAAVEISPLDQIAPRLIQAFA; from the coding sequence GTGAGAGTCGGAATCGTCAACGATATGCCGATGGCGGTGGAAGTGCTGCGGCGCGCGATCGCGCTGGAGCCGGGGCTGGAGCTCGCCTGGGTCGCGACCAACGGCCAGGAGGCCGTGGACCAATGCGCTCGCGACCGGCCGGACGTGGTGCTGATGGACCTCATCATGCCCATCATGGATGGCGTCGAAGCCACGCGCCGCATCATGGCTGAAACGCCCTGCGCGATCGTGGTGGTCACGGCCGACGTGGCGCGCCATACCTCGCGCGTGTTCGACGCCATGGGCCATGGCGCGCTGGACGCGGCGGATACGCCGGTGATCGGCAGCGGCGACATGCGCACGGCGGCGGCGCCGCTGCTGCGCAAGATCCGCAACGTGGGCTGGCTGATCGGCCGCTACGGCAAGCGGCCTGCGCTTACGCCGGTGGCCCGGCCGATGCAGCAGGCGGACGCCAAGCGCCTGCTGGTCATCGGCGCCTCGGCCGGCGGCCCGCCGGCCCTGGCGCAGTTGCTGAAGGGGATTCCGCCGGGGTTCCCAGCCGGCATCGTGCTGGTGCAGCACGTGGACGCCTCGTTCGCCGCGGGTATGGCGGACTGGCTCAACGAGCAGGCGCCGCTGCCGGTAAGGCTGGTGCGCGAGGGCGAGTGGCCCGAGCCCGGCCAGATACTGCTGGCCGGCACCGGCGACCATCTCCACATGCTGGCGGACGGCACGCTGCGCTACACCGAAACCCCCAAGGAAAGCCTGTACCGGCCTTCCATCGATGTTTTTTTCCATAGCGTGGCGCAGCACTGGCGCGGCATGGCCGTCGGCGTGCTGCTGACGGGCATGGGCCAGGACGGCGCGCGCGGGCTGAAGGCGCTGCGCGAGCGCGGCTATCTGACGATTGCGCAGGACCAGGCCAGCAGCGCCGTCTACGGCATGCCCAAGGCCGCGGCCGCCATGCAGGCGGCCGTGGAAATCAGCCCATTGGACCAAATCGCTCCCCGCTTGATCCAGGCCTTTGCCTGA
- a CDS encoding hybrid sensor histidine kinase/response regulator, giving the protein MNPEQMRDASLLELFQLETRTQVQVLNNGLLALEHDPTSAPQLEACMRAAHSLKGAARIVDLHPAVRIAHAMEDCLVEAREGRLRLQAADIDALLMGADLLQRVATPGAELGSEIDELVARLSNAPLAPPAASAAAPAPKPADFLPPIPAVEEPPAAAPVRRSSDMGLGEGERVLRVTADTLNKLLGLSSETLVESHWIGPFGASMLRLKRMQAGAVQALDGVRAALAGQALEAQAQAALDDALRIVEQCQQELSQRTSEVDEFGWRMGHLAQRLYDTALACRMRPFGDGVGGMARMVRDVGRALGKQVRLELEGESTQVDRDILEKLDAPLMHLLRNAVDHGIEMPQNRLAAGKPAEGRIRLSARHAAGMLLIELSDDGAGISLDRLRVEVVQRKLASAETAARLTEAELLEFLFLSGFSTRGEVTEISGRGVGLDVVQTMVRQLRGAVRIQQLTGQGTRFMLEMPLSLSVVRSLLVEVQDEIYAFPLAYVNHALQVRAEDIEQLEGHQHFRFMDRQIGLVSARQILRKSGSAPARETVCVVLVGDHDRLYGIAVDRYVGERTLVVQPLDPRLGKVQDVMAGALMDDGTPLLILDVEDMLVSVQKLVAGGQLTRVDGAGAAEQTRRRKRVLVVDDSLTVRELERKLLLNRGFDVAVAVDGMDGWNMLRSEAFDLVVTDVDMPRMDGIELVSRIKADPKLQGLPVMVVSYKDREEDRRRGLDAGADYYLAKGSFHDDALLDAVEDLIGKART; this is encoded by the coding sequence GTGAATCCGGAACAGATGCGCGACGCCTCGCTCCTGGAATTGTTCCAGCTCGAGACCCGCACCCAGGTGCAGGTGCTGAACAACGGCCTGCTGGCGCTGGAGCACGACCCGACCTCGGCGCCGCAGCTGGAAGCCTGCATGCGCGCGGCGCATTCGCTCAAGGGCGCGGCCCGCATCGTCGACCTGCATCCGGCGGTGCGTATCGCGCATGCCATGGAGGATTGCCTGGTCGAGGCGCGGGAAGGGCGGCTGCGCCTGCAGGCGGCGGACATCGATGCCTTGCTGATGGGCGCGGACCTGTTGCAGCGCGTGGCCACGCCGGGCGCGGAGCTGGGCAGCGAGATCGACGAACTGGTGGCGCGGCTGAGCAATGCGCCCCTTGCGCCGCCTGCAGCGTCGGCCGCGGCGCCGGCCCCCAAGCCTGCGGATTTCCTGCCACCGATCCCGGCCGTGGAAGAGCCGCCGGCCGCGGCGCCGGTGCGGCGCAGTTCCGACATGGGGCTGGGCGAGGGCGAACGCGTGCTGCGCGTGACGGCCGACACGCTCAACAAATTGCTGGGCCTGTCCAGCGAGACGCTGGTGGAGTCGCACTGGATCGGGCCTTTCGGCGCGTCCATGCTGCGCCTGAAGCGCATGCAGGCGGGCGCGGTCCAGGCGCTGGACGGCGTGCGCGCGGCGCTGGCCGGACAGGCGCTGGAGGCGCAGGCGCAAGCCGCGCTGGACGATGCCCTGCGTATCGTCGAGCAATGCCAGCAGGAGCTGTCGCAGCGCACCAGCGAGGTCGATGAATTCGGCTGGCGCATGGGCCACCTGGCCCAACGCCTGTACGACACCGCGCTGGCCTGCCGCATGCGGCCGTTCGGCGACGGGGTGGGCGGCATGGCGCGCATGGTGCGCGACGTGGGCCGCGCGCTGGGCAAGCAGGTACGCCTGGAACTCGAAGGCGAGTCCACCCAGGTGGACCGCGACATCCTGGAAAAGCTGGATGCGCCGCTGATGCATCTGCTGCGCAACGCGGTCGACCACGGCATCGAAATGCCGCAGAACCGGCTGGCGGCGGGCAAGCCGGCCGAAGGCCGCATCCGGCTGTCGGCGCGCCACGCGGCCGGCATGCTGCTGATCGAGTTGAGCGACGACGGCGCCGGCATATCGCTGGACCGGCTGCGCGTGGAAGTGGTGCAGCGCAAGCTGGCCAGCGCGGAAACCGCGGCCCGGCTGACCGAAGCCGAGCTGTTGGAATTCCTGTTCCTGTCGGGCTTCAGCACGCGCGGCGAGGTCACCGAGATATCCGGGCGCGGCGTGGGGCTGGACGTGGTGCAGACCATGGTGCGCCAGTTGCGCGGCGCGGTGCGCATCCAGCAGCTGACCGGGCAGGGCACCCGCTTCATGCTGGAGATGCCCTTGTCGCTGTCGGTGGTGCGCAGCCTGCTGGTCGAGGTGCAGGATGAGATCTACGCCTTCCCGCTGGCCTACGTCAACCACGCGCTGCAAGTGCGCGCCGAGGACATCGAACAGCTCGAAGGACATCAGCATTTCCGCTTCATGGATCGCCAGATCGGGCTGGTCTCCGCGCGGCAGATCCTGCGCAAGAGCGGTTCGGCGCCGGCCCGGGAAACCGTGTGCGTGGTGCTGGTGGGCGACCACGACCGGCTTTATGGCATCGCCGTGGACCGCTACGTGGGCGAACGCACGCTGGTGGTGCAGCCGCTGGATCCGCGCCTGGGCAAGGTGCAGGATGTAATGGCGGGCGCCCTGATGGACGACGGCACGCCGCTGTTGATCCTGGACGTGGAAGACATGCTGGTGTCGGTGCAGAAGCTGGTGGCAGGCGGACAACTGACCCGGGTGGACGGCGCGGGCGCGGCCGAACAGACGCGGCGGCGCAAGCGCGTGCTGGTGGTGGACGATTCCCTCACCGTGCGCGAGCTGGAGCGCAAGCTGCTCCTGAACCGCGGCTTCGACGTGGCTGTCGCGGTGGACGGCATGGACGGCTGGAACATGCTGCGCAGCGAGGCGTTCGACCTGGTGGTGACCGACGTCGACATGCCGCGCATGGACGGCATCGAGCTGGTGTCGCGCATCAAGGCGGATCCCAAGCTGCAGGGCCTGCCGGTGATGGTGGTGTCGTACAAGGATAGGGAAGAGGACAGGAGGCGCGGGCTGGACGCCGGCGCGGACTATTATCTGGCCAAGGGCAGCTTCCATGACGATGCGCTGCTCGACGCCGTGGAAGACCTGATCGGAAAGGCGCGCACGTGA
- a CDS encoding chemotaxis protein CheW, which yields MDETLGALSDVDDCWNRIGIRGDKSCGQLADHVHCRNCPVYAAAAKRILDRLPPQMADAAGDARAEEGAHLSSLLVFRVQGEWLGLPTRALDEVAGIRRILSLPHRRDPAMLGVANVRGSLTVCVSLARLLGLEAPAGDPRERPATARMLLLGGAGRAVVAPVDEVEGIHAVDLDRLESLPATVEGASLKYSRGMARCGGRAVGVLDETLLMQALERSLA from the coding sequence GTGGATGAGACTTTGGGCGCGCTGTCCGACGTGGACGATTGCTGGAACCGCATCGGCATCCGCGGCGACAAGAGCTGCGGGCAGTTGGCGGACCACGTGCACTGTCGCAACTGTCCGGTGTACGCGGCGGCGGCCAAGCGCATCCTCGACCGCCTGCCGCCGCAGATGGCAGACGCGGCGGGCGACGCGAGAGCGGAGGAAGGCGCTCATTTGTCCTCGCTGCTGGTGTTCCGCGTGCAGGGCGAATGGCTCGGACTGCCGACGCGGGCGTTGGATGAAGTGGCGGGCATCCGCCGCATCCTGAGCCTGCCGCACCGCCGCGATCCGGCGATGCTGGGCGTGGCCAACGTGCGCGGTTCTTTGACGGTATGCGTGTCGCTGGCGCGCCTGCTGGGCCTGGAGGCTCCGGCGGGGGATCCGCGCGAACGGCCGGCCACGGCGCGCATGCTGTTGCTGGGCGGCGCGGGGCGGGCAGTGGTGGCACCGGTGGACGAGGTCGAGGGCATCCATGCCGTGGACCTGGACCGGTTGGAATCCTTGCCGGCGACCGTGGAGGGCGCGAGCCTGAAATACTCGCGCGGCATGGCCCGCTGCGGAGGCCGCGCGGTCGGCGTATTGGACGAGACCTTGCTGATGCAAGCTTTGGAACGGAGCCTGGCGTGA